The genome window GAAGCCGCGCCTGATGGTGTGGAACAAGGCGGACAAGCTGGCGCCAGAGGAAATCGAGTCGCTGCTGCGCAGCCGGGGCGGCGTGGCCATCAGCGCCGCGACGCGCGAGGGGCTTGCCTCCCTGCTGGCCAAGGCGGACACCACGCTGTTCGCCGAGGGTGCGACCGAGGCCATCGGCGCCGTCTAGGACCCGGGGGCACTCCGCGCCTCCTCCGCCCGGTTGCGGGGGAGGCGTGGCTCCTCCTAGAGTCGGGGGCGTGGCGATGACTTCCTTCCAGACGCTCCTGATGAACGGGCTGCTCGCGCAGGCCGCACCGGAATACACCAAGCCGGTCTCCTCCCTGTCGCCGAAGTACTTCGAGCTGCTGGAGCAGAACAGCCACATCATCTACCCCGCGCTGGCCGTGCTCACGCTGGTCATCATCGCCGCGGGCATCCTCCAGGCGTGGAGGACGCAGGACCTGGACGGCCTGCAGAAGAACGAGTTCAAGCGCGCCATCGTCAACGAGCTGCGCCGCAACATCAGCGGCATGCCGGGCGACATGCTGGCGAAGTCGGTGGGCCTGGATCGGCTCAAGACGAACCGCCTGCTGGAGCAGATGCAGCAGGAGGGCCTGGTGGTGAGCCACACCAACTCCCAGCGGCTCACCGTGTGGCGCGTCCGCGGCGCTACGCCCGATGCGAGCGTGCGCAGGTACTAGCAGTCACCGTGCCGCCTCCAGGGACGTGCTGGGACTCGGGGGCTTGATGAGCACGAGCGACTACCTCTCAGTCCTGTCCCGCTGCGGCACCATGGCGGAGGTGTCGCGCCGTGAGCGCTGGCGCCTGATGCAGGAGTGGCGAAGCGTCTATGCGTCGTCGCTCCATGCCGCGACGGGCAAGTGGAAGCACGGGCAGTTCGAGTGGCACGTGTTCAGCTTCAAATACGCACACGCGCTGAGCGGCACCAAGGCGCAGCATGCCTATTCGCTCGAGCAACCGGGCGAGGTGCTGGTGATTCCGGAGAGTGAGGCCCTGCCCGCACTCAGGCTCGAAGCCCACCTGCTACCGGACTTCATCTCGCTCAGGAACGAAATCCATGTCTTTCCACCGGACCTCTCATGGACGATGTCCTTCACCCACGAGATGTCCATCGGACTCGGGCCGTACTTCAGCCGTCGGGAGTGGATGGATGCGCGATAGAGCGGGCGTTGGGAGCCTATACGTGAATGACCTCGAATTTCTGAGGGGTGAGTATATGGCGTTGAAATCAATGGACTCCTGGTTGCTCCCATTCTTGAGTGCTGTTCGGAAGCGACCTGGAATGTATATGGGTGACGAGCGCGTCCGTACGCTGGCCACGTACTTGCGAGGGTATGTAGAGGCCCGGCAAGACCTGGGATTACCTGGATTCTCCGAAGAAGAGACCGGGCTCATGGAAGAGTTCGAACGGTGGCTGGCCGTGAAGCTGAAGAGCAAGCGAACTCTGGGGTTCGCGGGACACATCGACCTGATGGACGGGTCGGAGAAGAACGTTCGTGTCTTCTTCGCTGAGTTCGAGCGTTTTCTCTCCGAGCGCGGGCTTGCCTTGACGGATGAACTGGCAGCGCGGTGGCCACCGGTGGTTCCGGCCTCCAAGAACTGGTCACCCCCGGAGTTCTAGGCATCAAGAGGCAGCCCGGTACCGTTCCTGGCAGGTGGTGACAATACCTCGCACGGAGTCGTCGGCGAAAGGGGCTGGATGTCCCGGCCCCTTCGCCGGGCGGTGGCTATGCCATTCATCCGGCGACGGAACTTGAGGACGTCGCCGACCTCGTGCCCGAGAAGCTGGCGGACTCAACTGCAGACATCGAGTCCGCGCTGATTGACGTCCTGGGCAAACTGGCTCCGCCATCCCTGCCAGCCGGAAGGTGGTTGGTCGTCGAGCCTCAGGACTGAGTGCTTCGCGGCGCGCTGGCGCAGGACCGGGCGATGTGCTGAATGGCCACGCCCGGCGCCTGCTTGAGTCCTGTCTCCGCGCGCGAAACGCCTCCCGCTCAGCCCCCCGCCAGCTCCGACTTCGGCTGGCGCGTCATCAGGTCCACCACCGCGGCCTTCGCGCTCTTGCCCTCGTAGGCAATCAGGTACACCTGATGGCAGATGGGCAGCTCCACGCCCGTCCGGGTCTCCAAATCCCGCGCGCTCTTCGCCGTCTTCACGCCCTCGGCGACCTCCTTCATCTCCGCCAGGATGTCCGGCAGCTTGCGGCCCTTGCCCAGCTCCATGCCCACGTGCCGGTTGCGGCTCAGCTCGCCCGTGCACGTCAGCACCAGGTCCCCCATGCCGGACAGCCCGGAGAGCGTCAGCGGGTTGGCGCCCTTGCGCACCGCCAGGCGCGTAATCTCCGCCAGCCCCCGGGTGATGATGGCCGCGCGCGCGTTGTGGCCCATGCCCAGCCCGTCCGCCATGCCCGCCGCAATCGCAATCACGTTCTTCAGCGCGCCGCCGTACTGCACGCCCACCACGTCCGTGGACGTGTAGCTGCGGAACGTCTCCGTCTGCAGCGCCTTCTGGCAGCGCACCGCCACCTTGTCCCAGTGCGACGCAATCGTCACCACCGTGGGCATCCGCCGCGCCAGCTCCTTCGCGAAGCTCGGCCCCGACAGCACCGCGATGTACGGGTGGAACTCCTCCGGCAGGCAGTCCTCCAAGAGCTCCGTCATCGTCAGCAGCGTCTCGTTCTCAATCCCCTTCGCCACCGTGATGAGCGGCACATGCCGCGGCAGGTACGGCGTCGCCTTCGCCACCACCTCGCGCGTGGCATGGCTGGGCGTGGCCAGCACCACCAACTCCGAGCCGGCCAGCGCATCCTCCAGGCTGTTCGTGGCGCGCACGCGCTCGGAGATGGGGATGCCCTTCAGGTAGGTGATGTTCTCGTGCCGGGTGTTGATGCCTTCGACAACGGAGGGCTCACGGCCCCACAGCCGCACCTCCTCGCAGTTCACCGCGAGGACGTTCGCCAGGGCCGTACCGAAGGAGCCGGAGCCGATGACAGTGCCGCGCATGCAGGACCTCGCTGGGGGGTGGGAGGAGAGGCCGCTCTCGAGCCTCTTCAGAATCCGGTGACGATGCCGACGGCGATGACGGGCATGAAGTCGGCGTCCTCGGGGCGGGTCCGCAGGTCCCCGCCCACCGTCACAGAGTAGGACGTTTTCTCGCTCAGGGGCACTTCCGCGCCGAACCGCAGCGGAAAGGCGCTGCCCGTCACCACCGAGGGCGGCAGCCCGCCCAAGGGCGTACGCTGGATGGCCTCCGTGTCCAGCGAGAGGTGGTAGCGCAGGTCCATGTACAGGCGCGTCCCCCGGCTCCTGCCCAGCTGGAGGTTGCCCACCACGCCGGGCAGCACGTTCCAGTTGCGCCGGCCGCTGATGTAGCGCGCTCCCCTCTCCTCCACGCTCGCCGGCCGCAGGAAGAAGGCATGGCCGCCCTCCACCGCCACGCCCAGGCTCCAGCGGGGACCGCCATCCAGCACCATCCACCGCCCGCCCACGCGAACCTCGTTCATCAGCCCGTAGAGGCTCTCCACCCCGACGATGGCGTCCACGCGGGGCAGCAGCCCCACCGCCACCCGGGCGGACATCGTGGGGAAGCCCAGGGACAGGCCCGCCGCAATCCCTCCCTGCCCCACCGTGCGCGCCCCCAGCAGGCTCACCCGGTTGGGCGGCAAGGGCGGCCCCTCGGGCCTGCGCGGCGCACGCGGGCGGACCCGGGGGACGGCGTCGTCGTCCTCCACGGGGATGAGCGGCGGCACCTCCGGCAACTGCGGCAGCGCCGCGGCGTCCTGCCCCGCCGGCACCGCCGTGGCGCCCGGAAAGTCCTCCCAGGACGCGTCGTCCGGACGCCCGTTGCGCCGGGGCGCCTCCACCTCGGCGGGCGCCGCCCAGGACTCGTCCGGGGTGGGGTTTCGCGCGGGCGACTCCGCGGACGACTGCGCCAGGGCGGGTGCGCCCGGGACGGCGAGGAGCAGCAGGGAGATGAGGCGGGCGGAGACCATGGAAGCGGGCGCGAGCTTAGTCCACCGAGGGGGGCGAGACGAGGGAAGCCCGCCCGCTCGCCGGCCCGGCGTGGGCGCAGTCCGGTAGCGGGCAGCCGTGCACGGGAAACGTGGCCGCGCCGGGCCCGTACCGGTCTACCATCCGCGCCGCGCCAACGTGCGCCAGGGAGAGACCACGGGATGAGGGTTGGAGGGCGAGCGGCACTGGTACTGGCACTGGCCCTGGGCGCCTGCCGCTCCCGCACGGCCGACTCCGCCGCGACGGACGCGGGCGCCCTGCCCTCCTCCACCGTCACCGGCGCGGGCCTTCCGGGCTGCGAGGTGCTCCTCCCCGCGGACGCGCGCGACTTGATGCTCCCCGGCTTCACCATGACGGAGGAGCGCGCGTGCCCCACCTGCGGGCCGCTGTGCGCGTTCCGCTCCACGTCGGAGAAGGACGTCTCCGTCTCCGTGACGTGGGACTGCAACCCCCGCTACGCGCAGGCGGACGTGCACGCGCTGCTGGCCCCCACCCTCCAGGCCGGAGGCGTGGAGGTGCCCGCCCTGGGCCGCGCCGCCGTCCGCCGCGCCCCCGCCCAGGGCATGCTGCAGGTGATGACGTGGGATGACGACACGTCGTGCGCGCTCGTCGTCACCTGGCTGGGGGGCGACGCGGAGCGGGCGCTCGACGTGGCGCGCTCCGCCCTGGGCGCCACGACGCCCGCCGCGCTCGCCACGCCGCCGCCGCCCGACGCGGGCGAGCCCTGAAACGGCGAGGGGGCCGGCCCCGCGTCCTCACGCGAAGCGGCCCCCATCGTCCCGTGCGCGGCCCGCGGACTACAGCGTCAGCAGGTACTCCACGAGGTCGTCCAGCTCCGCGTCGGTGAGCTGCGCCGTGGAGCCGTGCTTGTTCGAGTTGCGCCCCTGCGCCAGCCGGTCCTTCAGCGACGTGGCGCTGCCGTCGTGCAGGTACGGCGCCGTGCGCGCCAGGCCCAGCAGCGACGGCGTGTTCAGCCCCAGCCGCCGCACCAGGACGTCGTCCTGGATGGGGCCGGTGGTGATGAAGGTGCCGACGTCCGCCTGCTTGTTGTTGGTGAACGTCGCGCCCTCGTGGCAGCCGTCACACGCGGCCTTCTTGAAGACCTGGGCGCCGCGGGCCTGCGCGTCGGTGAGCGCCTCGCGCTTGTGCGGGTTGTCCGGCGCGGGGATGACGTCCACGAAGGCGGACAGCTGCGACACCATGACGCTGTCCAGCGCCGAGCCGCCCATGCGCTTGCGCACCGTGGTGTCCAGGAAGTCGCGCAGCGTGGGGAACTCGCCGCTCCAGTGGAACGGGCCCGTCTTCGTCACCATGCGGCCGGCCAGGCTGGGCGTCTGGCGCGGGCCGTCCGGGAAGCCCCACACGTGGCCGTCATCCCGGCCGTCCGGGTGGCAGGACGCGCAGGACGTGCCCACCGCGGCGCTCGTCATGCGCGTGTCCAGCGCGGAGAAGAACAGCTTGCGGCCGGCCACCGCCTGCGGCTCCAGCACGTCCCCCGCCAGCGGCAGCGGCAGGCCCTCCGCGCGCACGTTGGCCACGCTGCCGGAGCCGTCGCTCACCAGCGTCGTCACCGTGTGGTCGAACGCGTTGTAGACGTACGCCTTGCGGCCATCCCGCGTCATGGCGATGCCGGTGGGCCCCGAGCCCACGCGCACCAGCTGGCGCACGCTGCTGCCGGTGAAGTTCACCAGGTCCGGCCCCGTGCGGCGGTCCGTGGGCATGATGGCCACGTTGTCCGTCTCGCGGTTCACCACGAAGACCCACAGGCCGGACGGGTCCACCACCGCGGCCACCGGGCCCTGAATCGCGTGCGTGAGCTCCGGGCTGCGGATGGTGGACGGCACGAAGTCCGGAATCTCCTCCGGGGGCGGGCGGCACTGGTCCAGGTCGTCCACCAGCGGCCTGCCGTCCTCCGTGTCGAAGGTGACGATGCCGGGGGCCACCACGCCGCCCGTGGCGCCGCCCGTGCCACAGGGGGGGCCGCCGCCGTACAGCGAGTCGCCGCCCGAAGGCATGCCCGGCTGGCTCGGCCCGCCGAGGCGGTCCTCGCGCGCCCACTGCATCGGCGCCAGGGCGCGCTCACCGTTCGGCGTCACCACCACGTCCGCCATGCCCCGGGGCCGGAAGGTGACGTTGGTGAACTGCCCCGGGAAGGAAGGGTCCTCGGGCACGTCACTGGGGCCGCTCTGGACGTTGGCGCGCGAGTACAGGTCCGTGCGCTCCCGCTGCACGCGGGGCCGGCCGCTGTCCGCCAGGTCCACCGTCACCAGGTCGCTGTGGCGGAAGAGAC of Pyxidicoccus xibeiensis contains these proteins:
- a CDS encoding DUF4275 family protein — protein: MSTSDYLSVLSRCGTMAEVSRRERWRLMQEWRSVYASSLHAATGKWKHGQFEWHVFSFKYAHALSGTKAQHAYSLEQPGEVLVIPESEALPALRLEAHLLPDFISLRNEIHVFPPDLSWTMSFTHEMSIGLGPYFSRREWMDAR
- a CDS encoding NAD(P)H-dependent glycerol-3-phosphate dehydrogenase; translation: MRGTVIGSGSFGTALANVLAVNCEEVRLWGREPSVVEGINTRHENITYLKGIPISERVRATNSLEDALAGSELVVLATPSHATREVVAKATPYLPRHVPLITVAKGIENETLLTMTELLEDCLPEEFHPYIAVLSGPSFAKELARRMPTVVTIASHWDKVAVRCQKALQTETFRSYTSTDVVGVQYGGALKNVIAIAAGMADGLGMGHNARAAIITRGLAEITRLAVRKGANPLTLSGLSGMGDLVLTCTGELSRNRHVGMELGKGRKLPDILAEMKEVAEGVKTAKSARDLETRTGVELPICHQVYLIAYEGKSAKAAVVDLMTRQPKSELAGG
- a CDS encoding c-type cytochrome, which translates into the protein MRRHVLAAVVASVLGLTACGDRQAEATWSNSSGSVALSRDDAFLYVVDADNGILAVVDTARGEKVGEVKVGQRPERVAVGPDDTVYVSNRGERSVSVIRRGDWNEAARISVGVEPMGLAVAPGGDTLYVVNSTALDSTAHGTLMAVDTRSLQVRWELPVGEEPRGIALVDGGKRALVSLFRHSDLVTVDLADSGRPRVQRERTDLYSRANVQSGPSDVPEDPSFPGQFTNVTFRPRGMADVVVTPNGERALAPMQWAREDRLGGPSQPGMPSGGDSLYGGGPPCGTGGATGGVVAPGIVTFDTEDGRPLVDDLDQCRPPPEEIPDFVPSTIRSPELTHAIQGPVAAVVDPSGLWVFVVNRETDNVAIMPTDRRTGPDLVNFTGSSVRQLVRVGSGPTGIAMTRDGRKAYVYNAFDHTVTTLVSDGSGSVANVRAEGLPLPLAGDVLEPQAVAGRKLFFSALDTRMTSAAVGTSCASCHPDGRDDGHVWGFPDGPRQTPSLAGRMVTKTGPFHWSGEFPTLRDFLDTTVRKRMGGSALDSVMVSQLSAFVDVIPAPDNPHKREALTDAQARGAQVFKKAACDGCHEGATFTNNKQADVGTFITTGPIQDDVLVRRLGLNTPSLLGLARTAPYLHDGSATSLKDRLAQGRNSNKHGSTAQLTDAELDDLVEYLLTL